One Papio anubis isolate 15944 chromosome 18, Panubis1.0, whole genome shotgun sequence genomic window, atcacccagCATGACAGTGGGGACAAACCTGGACAACTGGGGCTGAGTCCTTGAGAATCTTGCCCAGTCCCAGGGCCAAAAACAAGTCATTTTGCAAACCCACCTCTGTGGTTGCAGAGGGCCCAACCCTGACCCCTGCTCTTTCCTGCCTTCacggggaagggaaggaggctcAGAGGAGGTGAGAGTGGAGTGGCTAAAGGGTGAAGAGGTAAAAGGCCCTTCCTGGTGGAGGCCATGTGAACGGGTGACCCCAAAACCGCCCCAGCGACAGCGCCAGGAGGGGGAGCTGGGTGTGGGTACCAGGAGACAGTGGGAAGCAGAGCTGGGTGGCTGTGGCAGAGACAGTGACTGGCCTGTTCTCCAATATGGCCTTGTGGTTTTCGTGTCCTCCAATGAATGAGTATAGCCTACAGCCTACAGAGGGTGGGGCTTTCAGCAGTGCTGGGCCCACCTTGAGTGGCCTTGTCCCGTCCTTTATACAGAAGGGATAtcgaaacagggtctcgctctgtcgcccaggctggagcacagtggcacaatcatggctcacggcaggcTCAAAGTCCTAggctcggccgggtgcggtggctcatgcctgtaatcccagcaatttgggaggccgaggcgggcggatcacgatgtcaggagttcaagaccagcctggtcaagatggcaaaagcccgtctctattaaaaaactacaaacattagccaggcgtcgtggcacgcacctgtaatcccagctacttgggaggctgaggcagaataattgcttgaacccagacggcagaggttgtagtgagctgagattgcgccactgcactccaggctgggtgacagagagaagaaaaaaaaaaaaagtcctaggctcaagcgatcctcccgccttagcctcccaagtagttgggattataggcagacatgccatgcccggctcattttaaaattttgtgtagagatggggtctcactattgttcaaactggtctcaaactcctggcctcaagcaatcctcccacttcagcctccccaagtgctgggattacaggcgtgagccaccacatccagcccattTATAATCTTGATAAATACACTTGATATATTCCTTTTCAGCATGACATGTATCAACCAGTGATGTAACTTgataaacaaaatcataaagaaaCAAGGGCCCAAGTCCCACCTTGGCATGATTTAAATACATATgctttcagccaggcacagtggctcacacctgtaatcccagcacgttgggagggcgaggtggatcacctgaggtcaaaagtttgagaccagcctggccaacaaggtgaaaccccatctttactaaacataaaaaaaaaaaaaaaaaaaaaaaagccaggcgtggtggctggagcctgtaattccagctacttgggaggctgaggcaggaaaatcacctgaacctgggaagcagaggttgcagtgagccaggatcatgccactgcactctagcctgggcgacagagtgacactgtctcgacaaaaataagtacaaatgCTTTCTAAAGTGGCTTTAATATCACACAAGCAGCTCTTTGGTTTACACTGAGAGAAAACAGAGGGAGCCAGGAAAGGCTCTCCGCTGGCCTCTGGAGTCCAGGAGCCTTGGGAAGGCTGAAAGTCAGCCCTGACCAGCAGGCTTAGTTGTCCTGAGAAGAGCCACTGAGGCCACCTGGTCCAGTTCACCAGGTCTCCCAGGGAAGCACAGGCATCTCTGGGTCCCCAAGCACAGTGCCAGAGAAGACACCCCCAATACCCATCTGAACAGGGCTGAGGGGATGCTCCCTGGCAGGCCAGCGCCCAGGTGGTCCTGAGGCCTGGTGGGTGCAGCATGGGAAAGGCTCAGTCCACAGATTCATCTCGCAGGATGGTGAGGACACGTGCACCTCCCTCGCAGAGCAGGCTGTGTGCAGCCCGGCACAGGGTCAGCCAGGACGGCCCCTCTGGCTGTGCAGCACTTACCAGGGGGAGGAGTTCAGCCATCAGGacctgggggcagggcagggccaagGTCTCAGGGGCACCTAGGCTGGGGGCAATCCTGGGACAAGCTTTGAAGCCCCCATGCTTCAGCCCCTCCCTCCTGCCATCCCTAGCTCAGTCTGGCCCGTGCACTTCCCaacccacacacacagaccccaGGCTTGCCCCCATTCTCCTGGGTTCTGGGGGGTGGAGCAGTCAAGCCCCTACCCTCAGGTCCTCCTCAAGGCTGCAGACCTCTGTTGCACCCCCATCTCCTCTTCCAGAAGCACCTTTTCCAAGTGGATCTGCTGGTCCAGCACGGCCACTCGCAGCTTGAGGGCCGCCAGGGTCTGCAGCTCCTGGGTGCTGGAGTAGACAAGCAGCTGGGGGCTCCATGTAGGCTCTGCTCTGCCCCCACAGGACGGCGAGGCTCTGGGGGGCCTCCCCACAGGACACGGTAATGGTGGCCGTTCCGCCACCGCTGTGTACACAGGAGAATGTGGCCTTTGGGGTGGCAGCCGAAGCCGCGGCTCTGCTTTTCCTGTTTGCCTGGCTCTCCCAGGCATCTGCACCACTTGCCCTGCCTTTAGGGGAAAGGTGGCTTTTAGGACAGTCCCGTGCAAGATGGTGTGTCTTGAGCTTGGACTTGCTGGCAGGGAGTCCTCTGTGGGGTGGCCCTCTGCCTGCCTAATTTCTTTACTGCGTTTATGCACGACTTTTGTGAGACTGGCTTTCCTTTTGACAAATGGTGTATTTTCACTCTTAAAACGTCAAgcaattagaaaatacaaaggaGGAAACAAGTTCTATAAATAACCACCTTCTGGGAGCTGATTCTCATGAGCTactgtctggtttttttttttttttttgagatggagtctcactctgtcacccaggctggagtgcagtggcgcaatctcagctcactgcaacctctgcctcctgggttcaagcaattctcgtgcttctctcccaagtagctgggattacaggcgtgcaccatcatacccagctaatttttgtatatttagtagagatgggctttcaccattttggccaggctggtcttgaactcctgacctcaaatgatccgcctgccttggcctcccaaagtgctgggttacaggcgtgagccaccatgcccggcctcacacactactttttctttttgtttttgagacggggtctcactctgtcacccaggctggagtgcagtggcgcaatctcggctcactgcaagctcctcttcccaggttcacaccattctcctgcctcagtctcccaagtagctgggactacaggcgcccgccaccacgcctggctaattttttgtatttttagtagagacagggtttcaccgtgttagccaggatggtcttgatctcctgacctggtgatttgcctgtcttggcctcccaaagtgctgggattacaggtgtgagccacagtgcctggccctcaCACGCCACTTTTTCAACAACTGGGTGAATAAGCAACAGCTCAGAGCAGTGAGGTTGTGTGTGTGGGGAGCAGCGAGGTAGGGGAGCTGCcctgaggaggagaggagggctgACTGCTCCCATAGGACAACTGGTGAGGACCCAGCACACTGGGGAGTGGCGTCAGGCGGCGGGGGAGGGGGGGTCACCAACTTGCATCTGGTCCCTGGGCTGCTCACCTTTCCCTGAGGTGCAGACAAGGCTGGCTAAAGCACCCTGTCCCTGGCCCAGACCTCAGTGCAGGTGGCAGGGTGGGGGCGGAGTCTCACCTGCACGCAGTTCCTGCAGCCTCTGCAGACACTGGCCCACCATGGCCTGCAGGCCCTCCAGCGTGAGCAGGCAGCGGTACTCCTGCATCCAGTCCATTGGGGCTGCAGAAGAGTCAGGGAGGGCAGGTGGGGTCCGTGGCAGTCTGGAAACCCTCCCTGCACTAGCCCTCCATGCTCCTCCCGAGACAGACCCAGGACCCACTGACCTGCTGAGAGTTCCTCCCTCACACGCAGTCTCAGCAGCGAACAGGCCTTCCGCAGGCGCCTCGCCTCCGCCTCCACTTCCGCAGCACTGAGCCTGGGCTGGGACCCGCCTGACTGGATATGGGTCAGGAAAACTTCCCTGCAGCCAAGCCCCTCTGCTCCCACCAAGGACAGGGCCTGGAGAGTGGCCCTAGCCATCCCACACCAGCCCCTCCTGGGGCTGCTCCACAAACCTGCCAGGTTCAGAGCCAGAGGCCCACCAGGCTCCCACAAGCCCAGCAAGGATACAGCTGTCTGTATGTTCTGGAGGAACTGGGTTTTGGCAGCAGCGGCATCCATGGAATCACTGGTCTGCATGGAACTCAGCTGGACCCACAGGCTGGGGTGCACACGTGGGGCGCCCCAGGAACCATAGAGGGACACGGTTATTCCAGCTGGTGAGCTGGGCCTTGGGAGGTAGGCAAGGGCCAGGGTGGGGACCCCAGGCTGGGCATCTGGCTCTGCTGAATGCCTGGAGGGGTCTCCAGAGGCCTCAGGGAACCAAGAGGACACTGACCAGAACAAGGGGACAGAGCTGACAGGCTGGCAGACTTTTAACGTCGACAGTGACCCCACTCAGCAAAGAGGGCAAAGAGACCCACTGGAAAGTATCTCGAACCTGTACCCGAGCTGGTGATGCCTCCAGGTTCTCCCCTACCCCTGTCCAGCCAAAGACCTCAGCCTCACCTCGAGTTCTGGGAAGCCGCTTTCCTGAATGCCGCAGGCAGCCGCAGCAGGTGCCTGTGGGAGAAGCCGGTGTTCAGAGGAGCATCGCCTTGCTCTGGGGTCTACAACTCCCATTTCCTGCTCAGAGCCCAATCAGGGATGAGGCTTCTTGCCCCTTTCCCACACCCGACCCCACCAAGGATGAGCCCCCTTGGATAGGGCTTCCAGAGCGGCCATGGGAGAAGCATGGTCCAGTGCTGTCCCAGTAGAGAGAAGAGGGGGCCCCGTGAGCAGAGCCCACACCCTCCAGAGCCCATCTGCAGCCTCTGGCCTGGCAAATAAGGGGACAGCCACAGAGGAGAGGGCAGGACAGGCTCTAGTACTTCCCTGTCCTGATGGTGCCGACCTGGACACCACCACACAGCTGCTTCATTCTGCCAGCTTCTGAGCACGAGCCTCAGGGGTGCACCCCAGGGCTCAATGCCCTGCCCTGTCACCCCAAATCCCAGGCTCCTTGCTAGCCAGGGTctgaggaggcagagacagaagtcCCTCCAGTGAGGGTCTGGGAGACCTACCCCTTTTCCTTGAGTGTGAAGGCTTCTGGGGCCTGAGGAGCAGCCGATGGGGCCATATGCTGGTTCCTGAGGCCCGCTCCAGGCCTGGGGGCTCGGGCTCCTATCCCAGCACGGGTCCTATCCCGCACTGACGGCAGCTGGCGCTCAGGGCGGCCCTTGGCAGGCACTGTGGTCTGGCGGAGGCCCTTGGTGGGTCTCGTGTCTGAGGCATGGCCACCAGCTTGGCCTGGGgactggggtggggtggaggctgTTGTGCCAGGAGAGGTGACAATGGACCTAGATTTCAGGCTGGGGGCCTTGTTTCTTTCTCCAGCCTTAGTGATGCCTCTTCGAACCCGAACAGCCTTCTCCAGTGCCTGGGTCAGAAACTCCAACTCTTTGAGGTCTTGTGGACTGGGTGTGCATGCTGTGAAAGCCAAGAATTACGCAGGGATCTCTCCCCACTGTCCCCCAGGAGGGTCCCTCACAACTGCGCTCCAGAAAACAGACCAGAACAGCACCTGGATTAGGTGGGTGGTGGAGGTTTACCTGGAAGGGGGTCCTCTTCGTTAGTTTCTGGCTCTGGAGGTGGCTCCCAAGTCCAGGTCCCGGGTGGTTCCCTACAAAGACATGGGCAGCCGTCGCACGGCCAGGAGGCAGGGCCCAGCCCAAACAGACGCAAGGGGGCTGCCTGGCCCCGCGGCAGGCCCCCAGCTCAGAGCTTGCAGGGTACGGGGGGTGGCACTGACAACCTATAGCTCCGAAGTGGGCGGCTGCGCCCGGTCTCCCAGCCACGGGACCTCGGGACCTCGGGGCAGGACTCTGAGGGGCCGAGGGAGGTCTGGCCAGGGGGTCCCGGGGTCCGCATACCAGGCCTGCAGCAGCCGACGGCAGACGCGCAGGCTCTGCTCCAGTTGCAGCTGTCGCTGTGCGCAGGCGTCCAGGGCGCCCTGCAGCTCGGCTACCAGCCTGGGGGACGCACCGGCGGCTCATCACCTCGGCCAGCGTCGGGCCTCGGGCCCCGCGCCTGACTGCCAGCCCGCCCGTGTCCTCCCGCCCCCTCCCGCCGCGCAGGCCTCACCGGCGCGAGCAGTCCGCGGGCAGCATAAAGGCGGCGGCGTCTCCTTGCAATTTGCCGCCTCTGAAGAGCCACGCCCCTTCCGGGCGGGAAGGCCGCCCCTTCCCGGCCGGGCTGCCCAATCCTGAACCGGGGCTCCGGGGCCGCCCCCGAAGCTTTCTCTCCCTCATTGCGGGCGAGCCTCAAGCCCCACCCACTCCTGTCCCCTAGGTCTCCGAGGCCGCCAGGGAGGGGACTGCGGGCGACGCCGGGATTTTGGTTTGGGTAACTGGGTAGATGGGGCCGCCATTATCGCGCTTCTCTTGTAGGGCGCCTGTGACGGTTTTACGAGAGGCTCCATCTGTCCTGATTGAAAGTGCTCTacagcggccgggcgcggtggctcaagcctgtaatcccagcacttcgggaggccgagacgggcggatcacgaggtcaggagatcgagaccatcctggctgacacggtgaaaccccgtctc contains:
- the TEDC2 gene encoding tubulin epsilon and delta complex protein 2 isoform X7 — protein: MLPADCSRRLVAELQGALDACAQRQLQLEQSLRVCRRLLQAWEPPGTWTWEPPPEPETNEEDPLPACTPSPQDLKELEFLTQALEKAVRVRRGITKAGERNKAPSLKSRSIVTSPGTTASTPPQSPGQAGGHASDTRPTKGLRQTTVPAKGRPERQLPSVRDRTRAGIGARAPRPGAGLRNQHMAPSAAPQAPEAFTLKEKGHLLRLPAAFRKAASQNSSLWVQLSSMQTSDSMDAAAAKTQFLQNIQTAVSLLGLWEPGGPLALNLAVRRVPAQAQCCGSGGGGEAPAEGLFAAETACEGGTLSSPNGLDAGVPLPAHAGGPAGHGGPVSAEAAGTACSTQELQTLAALKLRVAVLDQQIHLEKVLMAELLPLVSAAQPEGPSWLTLCRAAHSLLCEGGARVLTILRDESVD
- the TEDC2 gene encoding tubulin epsilon and delta complex protein 2 isoform X2, whose product is MLPADCSRRLVAELQGALDACAQRQLQLEQSLRVCRRLLQAWEPPGTWTWEPPPEPETNEEDPLPACTPSPQDLKELEFLTQALEKAVRVRRGITKAGERNKAPSLKSRSIVTSPGTTASTPPQSPGQAGGHASDTRPTKGLRQTTVPAKGRPERQLPSVRDRTRAGIGARAPRPGAGLRNQHMAPSAAPQAPEAFTLKEKGHLLRLPAAFRKAASQNSSLWVQLSSMQTSDSMDAAAAKTQFLQNIQTAVSLLGLWEPGGPLALNLAVRRVPAQAQCCGSGGGGEAPAEGLFAAETACEGGTLSSPNGLDAGVPLPAHAGGPAGHGGPVSAEAAGTACSGGGTATITVSCGEAPQSLAVLWGQSRAYMEPPAACLLQHPGAADPGGPQAASGRAGPADPLGKGASGRGDGGATEVCSLEEDLRVLMAELLPLVSAAQPEGPSWLTLCRAAHSLLCEGGARVLTILRDESVD
- the TEDC2 gene encoding tubulin epsilon and delta complex protein 2 isoform X1, producing the protein MLPADCSRRLVAELQGALDACAQRQLQLEQSLRVCRRLLQAWEPPGTWTWEPPPEPETNEEDPLPACTPSPQDLKELEFLTQALEKAVRVRRGITKAGERNKAPSLKSRSIVTSPGTTASTPPQSPGQAGGHASDTRPTKGLRQTTVPAKGRPERQLPSVRDRTRAGIGARAPRPGAGLRNQHMAPSAAPQAPEAFTLKEKGHLLRLPAAFRKAASQNSSLWVQLSSMQTSDSMDAAAAKTQFLQNIQTASGGSQPRLSAAEVEAEARRLRKACSLLRLRVREELSAAPMDWMQEYRCLLTLEGLQAMVGQCLQRLQELRAGRASGADAWESQANRKSRAAASAATPKATFSCVHSGGGTATITVSCGEAPQSLAVLWGQSRAYMEPPAACLLQHPGAADPGGPQAASGRAGPADPLGKGASGRGDGGATEVCSLEEDLRVLMAELLPLVSAAQPEGPSWLTLCRAAHSLLCEGGARVLTILRDESVD
- the TEDC2 gene encoding tubulin epsilon and delta complex protein 2 isoform X5 — protein: MLPADCSRRLVAELQGALDACAQRQLQLEQSLRVCRRLLQAWEPPGTWTWEPPPEPETNEEDPLPACTPSPQDLKELEFLTQALEKAVRVRRGITKAGERNKAPSLKSRSIVTSPGTTASTPPQSPGQAGGHASDTRPTKGLRQTTVPAKGRPERQLPSVRDRTRAGIGARAPRPGAGLRNQHMAPSAAPQAPEAFTLKEKGHLLRLPAAFRKAASQNSSLWVQLSSMQTSDSMDAAAAKTQFLQNIQTASGGSQPRLSAAEVEAEARRLRKACSLLRLRVREELSAAPMDWMQEYRCLLTLEGLQAMVGQCLQRLQELRAAVAERPPLPCPVGRPPRASPSCGGRAEPTWSPQLLVYSSTQELQTLAALKLRVAVLDQQIHLEKVLMAELLPLVSAAQPEGPSWLTLCRAAHSLLCEGGARVLTILRDESVD
- the TEDC2 gene encoding tubulin epsilon and delta complex protein 2 isoform X6; protein product: MLPADCSRRLVAELQGALDACAQRQLQLEQSLRVCRRLLQAWEPPGTWTWEPPPEPETNEEDPLPACTPSPQDLKELEFLTQALEKAVRVRRGITKAGERNKAPSLKSRSIVTSPGTTASTPPQSPGQAGGHASDTRPTKGLRQTTVPAKGRPERQLPSVRDRTRAGIGARAPRPGAGLRNQHMAPSAAPQAPEAFTLKEKGHLLRLPAAFRKAASQNSSLWVQLSSMQTSDSMDAAAAKTQFLQNIQTASGGSQPRLSAAEVEAEARRLRKACSLLRLRVREELSAAPMDWMQEYRCLLTLEGLQAMVGQCLQRLQELRAGRASGADAWESQANRKSRAAASAATPKATFSCVHSGGGTATITVSCGEAPQSLAVLWGQSRAYMEPPAACLLQHPGAADPGGPQAASGRAGPADPLGKGPDG
- the TEDC2 gene encoding tubulin epsilon and delta complex protein 2 isoform X4; translated protein: MLPADCSRRLVAELQGALDACAQRQLQLEQSLRVCRRLLQAWEPPGTWTWEPPPEPETNEEDPLPACTPSPQDLKELEFLTQALEKAVRVRRGITKAGERNKAPSLKSRSIVTSPGTTASTPPQSPGQAGGHASDTRPTKGLRQTTVPAKGRPERQLPSVRDRTRAGIGARAPRPGAGLRNQHMAPSAAPQAPEAFTLKEKGHLLRLPAAFRKAASQNSSLWVQLSSMQTSDSMDAAAAKTQFLQNIQTAVSLLGLWEPGGPLALNLAVRRVPAQAQCCGSGGGGEAPAEGLFAAETACEGGTLSSPNGLDAGVPLPAHAGGPAGHGGPVSAEAAGTACRQGKWCRCLGEPGKQEKQSRGFGCHPKGHILLCTQRWRNGHHYRVLWGGPPEPRRPVGAEQSLHGAPSCLSTPAPRSCRPWRPSSCEWPCWTSRSTWKRS
- the TEDC2 gene encoding tubulin epsilon and delta complex protein 2 isoform X9, with translation MLPADCSRRLVAELQGALDACAQRQLQLEQSLRVCRRLLQAWEPPGTWTWEPPPEPETNEEDPLPACTPSPQDLKELEFLTQALEKAVRVRRGITKAGERNKAPSLKSRSIVTSPGTTASTPPQSPGQAGGHASDTRPTKGLRQTTVPAKGRPERQLPSVRDRTRAGIGARAPRPGAGLRNQHMAPSAAPQAPEAFTLKEKGHLLRLPAAFRKAASQNSSLWVQLSSMQTSDSMDAAAAKTQFLQNIQTAVSLLGLWEPGGPLALNLAVRRVPAQAQCCGSGGGGEAPAEGLFAAETACEGGTLSSPNGLDAGVPLPAHAGGPAGHGGPVSAEAAGTACSTQELQTLAALKLRVAVLDQQIHLEKVLLEEEMGVQQRSAALRRT
- the TEDC2 gene encoding tubulin epsilon and delta complex protein 2 isoform X8 → MLPADCSRRLVAELQGALDACAQRQLQLEQSLRVCRRLLQAWEPPGTWTWEPPPEPETNEEDPLPACTPSPQDLKELEFLTQALEKAVRVRRGITKAGERNKAPSLKSRSIVTSPGTTASTPPQSPGQAGGHASDTRPTKGLRQTTVPAKGRPERQLPSVRDRTRAGIGARAPRPGAGLRNQHMAPSAAPQAPEAFTLKEKGHLLRLPAAFRKAASQNSSLWVQLSSMQTSDSMDAAAAKTQFLQNIQTASGGSQPRLSAAEVEAEARRLRKACSLLRLRVREELSAAPMDWMQEYRCLLTLEGLQAMVGQCLQRLQELRAAVAERPPLPCPVGRPPRASPSCGGRAEPTWSPQLLVYSSTQELQTLAALKLRVAVLDQQIHLEKVLLEEEMGVQQRSAALRRT
- the TEDC2 gene encoding tubulin epsilon and delta complex protein 2 isoform X3 — its product is MLPADCSRRLVAELQGALDACAQRQLQLEQSLRVCRRLLQAWEPPGTWTWEPPPEPETNEEDPLPACTPSPQDLKELEFLTQALEKAVRVRRGITKAGERNKAPSLKSRSIVTSPGTTASTPPQSPGQAGGHASDTRPTKGLRQTTVPAKGRPERQLPSVRDRTRAGIGARAPRPGAGLRNQHMAPSAAPQAPEAFTLKEKGHLLRLPAAFRKAASQNSSLWVQLSSMQTSDSMDAAAAKTQFLQNIQTAVSLLGLWEPGGPLALNLAVRRVPAQAQCCGSGGGGEAPAEGLFAAETACEGGTLSSPNGLDAGVPLPAHAGGPAGHGGPVSAEAAGTACRQGKWCRCLGEPGKQEKQSRGFGCHPKGHILLCTQRWRNGHHYRVLWGGPPEPRRPVGAEQSLHGAPSCLSTPAPRSCRPWRPSSCEWPCWTSRSTWKRCFWKRRWGCNRGLQP
- the TEDC2 gene encoding tubulin epsilon and delta complex protein 2 isoform X10, producing the protein MLPADCSRRLVAELQGALDACAQRQLQLEQSLRVCRRLLQAWEPPGTWTWEPPPEPETNEEDPLPACTPSPQDLKELEFLTQALEKAVRVRRGITKAGERNKAPSLKSRSIVTSPGTTASTPPQSPGQAGGHASDTRPTKGLRQTTVPAKGRPERQLPSVRDRTRAGIGARAPRPGAGLRNQHMAPSAAPQAPEAFTLKEKGHLLRLPAAFRKAASQNSSLWVQLSSMQTSDSMDAAAAKTQFLQNIQTASGGSQPRLSAAEVEAEARRLRKACSLLRLRVREELSAAPMDWMQEYRCLLTLEGLQAMVGQCLQRLQELRAAPRSCRPWRPSSCEWPCWTSRSTWKRCFWKRRWGCNRGLQP